One window of Candidatus Eremiobacterota bacterium genomic DNA carries:
- a CDS encoding ferritin family protein, whose product MVMTAREDKSLLKALEIAIQREANAFDNYRHMARHVQDAGLKNKLQFLSKEEAFHREKLDSLYRELSGGKKCRSASRKGEADAEGGEVSSVIDILRSAAQKEQEAHHFYVLASHDTKEAELHKLFEYLAGEELIHQQMIMLEITILEGREAESPLETIPWHLREWW is encoded by the coding sequence ATGGTAATGACCGCGCGAGAAGATAAATCGTTACTGAAAGCACTGGAGATAGCCATTCAGCGCGAAGCGAATGCCTTTGACAATTACAGGCATATGGCGCGCCATGTGCAGGATGCCGGGCTGAAGAACAAGCTTCAGTTCCTCTCAAAAGAGGAAGCCTTCCACAGGGAAAAGCTTGACAGCCTTTACAGGGAGCTTTCCGGCGGGAAGAAATGCAGGAGCGCTTCGAGGAAAGGGGAAGCAGATGCTGAAGGCGGAGAGGTCTCTTCCGTGATCGACATCCTGAGATCTGCCGCACAGAAGGAGCAGGAAGCCCATCATTTCTATGTGCTCGCCTCCCACGACACGAAAGAGGCAGAGCTTCACAAGCTGTTTGAGTATCTTGCCGGCGAGGAGCTCATCCACCAGCAGATGATAATGCTTGAGATCACCATCCTGGAAGGACGCGAGGCTGAAAGCCCTTTGGAGACCATTCCATGGCATTTAAGGGAGTGGTGGTAA
- a CDS encoding ABC transporter ATP-binding protein — MEIGKSIESARFTEKDASTLTSREMGLLAARFFRYLMPYLSTFLLGCFFALLHAGTAACQPYFLKVLIDDVLRKNDLAKLKWLLLLIMVTALVKGVLMYAQGYLIAYAGQSAVRSIRNEVYGHVQMLPLTFFEKWKTGQIMYRIITDIHQMTETLTSSIPVAIADFFIFLFSVSAMIYMDWRMTIVAFVASPAIAFIMHYFGAQIQKHVANLQREVSHLNAIMQENINGIKVVKAFGAEAREKEKFSHINEKSFNSVMKSIQFRLTQTPLVEVLGTFGIIIILGLGAYLVSVSHFSTGNLIAFCAYMLIATSPVNRFSTTYADIRKGMVSAVRVFEIIDFPVETRDRDDALEVSRVEGKVEFRNVSFAYEGSNYVLRNISLVAHPGEVIAIVGPNGSGKSTLVNLIPRFYELREGQILLDDIDISSIKVRSLRRHIGLMQQEVILFSGTVQENILFGSPEAHREKMEEAAALAKADEFIGALKGGYDFEIGERGNNLSGGQRQRISLARTLLTSPTVLILDEATSSLDQKSEASIYESVMELRKRRTTFVIAHRLSTITRADRIVVLSNGTILESGSHSELIARGGLYRKLFEAQKVLEEEPVLPPLP; from the coding sequence ATGGAGATCGGTAAATCCATAGAATCGGCCCGCTTTACGGAGAAAGACGCAAGCACCCTCACTTCCCGTGAGATGGGGCTTCTTGCAGCCCGTTTTTTCCGCTATCTGATGCCATATCTTTCCACTTTTCTGCTGGGATGCTTTTTTGCGCTCCTCCACGCGGGCACGGCGGCCTGCCAGCCTTACTTCCTGAAAGTCCTCATCGATGACGTGCTCAGGAAGAATGATCTTGCGAAGCTGAAATGGCTCCTCCTTCTCATCATGGTCACGGCCCTCGTCAAGGGCGTCCTGATGTACGCCCAGGGCTACCTGATTGCCTATGCCGGCCAGAGCGCCGTGCGCTCCATAAGAAACGAGGTATATGGCCATGTCCAGATGCTTCCCCTCACTTTTTTCGAGAAATGGAAGACCGGCCAGATCATGTACCGCATCATCACCGACATCCACCAGATGACGGAAACGCTCACCTCCAGCATTCCCGTTGCCATAGCCGACTTCTTCATCTTCCTCTTCTCGGTGAGCGCCATGATCTACATGGACTGGAGAATGACCATCGTGGCCTTCGTAGCAAGCCCTGCCATTGCCTTCATCATGCACTACTTCGGTGCCCAGATCCAGAAGCACGTCGCCAACCTCCAGAGAGAGGTATCGCACCTCAACGCCATCATGCAGGAAAACATCAACGGCATCAAGGTGGTGAAGGCCTTCGGCGCCGAAGCCCGGGAAAAAGAGAAATTCAGCCACATCAACGAGAAGAGCTTCAACTCCGTGATGAAGTCGATCCAGTTCAGGCTTACGCAGACACCCCTTGTTGAGGTGCTGGGGACTTTCGGGATCATCATCATCCTGGGCCTGGGAGCCTACCTGGTCTCGGTGAGCCATTTCTCCACAGGCAATCTCATCGCCTTCTGCGCCTATATGCTCATCGCCACGAGCCCGGTAAACCGCTTCAGCACCACTTATGCCGATATCAGGAAGGGTATGGTCTCCGCCGTAAGAGTCTTTGAGATCATCGATTTTCCCGTGGAGACCAGAGACCGCGATGATGCCCTTGAAGTCTCACGCGTTGAAGGGAAGGTGGAGTTCCGCAACGTGAGCTTTGCTTACGAGGGCAGCAACTACGTGCTGAGAAACATCTCCCTTGTGGCGCATCCCGGCGAGGTAATTGCCATAGTGGGCCCCAACGGCTCGGGAAAATCAACGCTGGTGAACCTTATCCCCCGCTTTTACGAGCTTCGCGAGGGGCAGATACTGCTTGACGACATCGATATAAGCTCGATAAAGGTCCGGTCACTGCGCCGCCATATCGGCCTGATGCAGCAGGAGGTCATTCTCTTTTCGGGCACTGTGCAGGAAAATATCCTCTTCGGAAGCCCTGAAGCTCACCGTGAGAAGATGGAGGAAGCGGCGGCCCTCGCAAAAGCTGATGAATTCATAGGAGCTCTCAAGGGCGGCTATGATTTTGAAATCGGTGAAAGGGGAAACAACCTCTCTGGGGGCCAGCGGCAGCGGATATCCCTGGCGCGGACCCTCCTCACCAGCCCCACGGTCCTTATCCTTGACGAGGCCACCTCATCGCTGGATCAGAAGTCCGAGGCATCAATCTACGAGTCGGTGATGGAGCTCCGCAAGAGGAGAACCACCTTCGTGATAGCCCACCGCCTTTCGACAATCACCCGTGCCGACAGAATAGTGGTGCTCTCGAACGGTACCATCCTGGAGAGCGGCTCCCATAGCGAGCTTATTGCGAGGGGAGGGCTCTATAGAAAGCTCTTTGAAGCCCAGAAGGTTCTTGAGGAGGAACCGGTTTTACCACCACTCCCTTAA